Proteins encoded in a region of the Pseudomonas putida genome:
- a CDS encoding DNA polymerase III subunit chi translates to MSKVDFYILPTDSLSARLDFACKLCEKAWRLGHRVYLHCQDTEQRSELDQRLWRFKGEAFVPHDLAEVHADADVALGLADNAGEHHDLLINLGASVPGFVGQFERVAEIVVEEPGIRQSARERFRFYREQGYALQDHRLQRL, encoded by the coding sequence ATGAGCAAAGTCGACTTCTACATCTTGCCCACCGACTCGCTGTCGGCGCGGCTCGATTTCGCCTGCAAACTGTGCGAAAAAGCCTGGCGCCTCGGCCACCGTGTTTATCTGCACTGCCAGGATACTGAACAGCGCAGCGAGCTGGACCAGCGCTTATGGCGTTTCAAGGGCGAGGCGTTCGTGCCCCACGACCTGGCCGAAGTGCATGCCGATGCTGACGTGGCCCTGGGCCTGGCTGACAACGCAGGCGAGCACCACGACCTGCTGATCAACCTGGGCGCCAGCGTGCCGGGTTTTGTCGGCCAGTTCGAGCGGGTAGCCGAAATCGTCGTCGAAGAGCCTGGTATCCGCCAATCAGCCCGTGAGCGATTCCGTTTCTACCGTGAACAGGGCTATGCTCTGCAAGACCACCGCTTACAGCGACTTTGA
- a CDS encoding leucyl aminopeptidase produces MELVVKSVAAASVKTATLVIPVGENRKLGAVAKAVDQASEGAISAVLKRGDLAGKPGQTLLLQNLAGLKAERVLLVGSGKEEALGDRAWRKLVASVAGVLKGLNGADAVLALDDIAVSNRDAHYGKYRLLAETLLDGEYVFDRFKSQKAEPRALKKVTLLADKAGQAEVERAVKHASAIATGMAFTRDLGNLPPNLCHPSFLAEQAKDLGKAHKGLKVEVLDEKKIKDLGMGAFYAVGQGSDQPPRLIVLNYQGGKKADKPFVLVGKGITFDTGGISLKPGAGMDEMKYDMCGAASVFGTLRAVLELQLPINLVCLLACAENMPSGGATRPGDIVTTMSGQTVEILNTDAEGRLVLCDTLTYAERFKPQAVIDIATLTGACIVALGSHTSGLMGNNDDLVGQLLDAGKRADDRAWQLPLFDEYQEQLDSPFADMGNIGGPKAGTITAGCFLSRFAKAYNWAHMDIAGTAWVSGGKDKGATGRPVPLLTQYLLDRAGA; encoded by the coding sequence ATGGAACTGGTTGTAAAAAGCGTAGCTGCTGCATCCGTAAAAACCGCCACGCTGGTCATTCCGGTAGGTGAAAATCGCAAGCTCGGCGCTGTTGCCAAGGCAGTCGACCAGGCCAGCGAAGGCGCCATCAGCGCCGTGCTCAAGCGCGGCGACCTGGCCGGCAAGCCGGGGCAGACCTTGCTGCTGCAGAACCTCGCGGGCCTGAAGGCCGAGCGCGTGCTGCTGGTTGGCAGTGGCAAGGAAGAAGCCCTGGGTGATCGCGCCTGGCGCAAACTGGTTGCCAGTGTCGCTGGCGTACTCAAGGGCCTGAACGGCGCTGATGCCGTACTGGCTCTGGACGATATCGCTGTCAGCAACCGCGACGCCCACTACGGCAAGTACCGCCTGCTGGCTGAAACCCTGCTCGACGGCGAGTATGTGTTCGATCGTTTCAAAAGCCAGAAGGCCGAGCCACGCGCCCTGAAAAAGGTCACCCTGCTGGCCGACAAGGCCGGCCAGGCCGAAGTCGAGCGCGCGGTCAAGCACGCCAGCGCCATCGCCACCGGCATGGCCTTCACCCGCGACCTCGGTAACCTGCCGCCCAACCTTTGCCACCCAAGCTTCCTGGCCGAACAGGCCAAGGACCTGGGCAAGGCGCACAAAGGCCTCAAGGTTGAAGTGCTGGACGAGAAAAAGATCAAGGACCTGGGCATGGGCGCTTTCTACGCCGTGGGCCAGGGCAGCGACCAGCCGCCACGCCTGATCGTGCTCAATTATCAGGGCGGCAAGAAGGCCGACAAGCCGTTCGTGCTGGTCGGTAAAGGCATTACCTTCGACACCGGCGGTATCAGCCTCAAGCCAGGCGCCGGCATGGACGAAATGAAATACGACATGTGCGGCGCCGCCAGCGTGTTCGGCACCCTGCGTGCCGTGCTCGAGCTGCAACTGCCGATCAACCTGGTGTGCCTGCTGGCCTGCGCCGAGAACATGCCAAGTGGCGGCGCCACCCGCCCGGGTGACATCGTCACCACCATGAGCGGCCAGACCGTGGAAATTCTCAACACCGACGCCGAAGGCCGCCTGGTGCTGTGCGATACCCTGACCTACGCCGAACGCTTCAAGCCACAGGCGGTGATCGACATCGCCACCCTGACCGGCGCCTGCATCGTTGCCCTGGGCAGCCACACCTCCGGCCTGATGGGCAACAATGACGACCTGGTCGGCCAGTTGCTCGATGCCGGAAAGCGCGCCGACGACCGTGCCTGGCAGCTGCCGCTGTTCGACGAATACCAGGAGCAGTTGGACAGCCCGTTCGCCGACATGGGCAACATCGGCGGGCCGAAGGCCGGTACCATCACCGCTGGCTGCTTCCTGTCGCGCTTCGCCAAGGCCTACAACTGGGCGCACATGGACATCGCCGGCACCGCCTGGGTAAGCGGCGGCAAGGACAAGGGCGCCACTGGCCGCCCGGTCCCCCTGCTGACCCAGTACCTGCTGGACCGCGCTGGCGCCTGA
- the lptF gene encoding LPS export ABC transporter permease LptF, with the protein MIVFRYLSREVLVTLSAVSAVLLVIIMSGRFIKYLAQAAQGVLDPGVLFLIMGFRLPGFLQLILPLGLFLGILLAYGRLYLESEMTVLSATGMSQQRLLGLTMAPAALVALLVAWLSLSLAPLGVAQVQQIISQQDALTEFDTLVPGRFQTLRDGSRVTYTEQLSDDRINLAGVFISEKRFNQDKTKDRAPSVLVAEKGHQEIQADGNRYLVLENGYRYDGNPGQADYRAIKYDTYGVLLPKPEVAEEVTEREAIPTSELIGKKGLRERAELQWRISLPILVFVVTLLAVPLSRVNPRQGRFLKLLPAILLYMAYLTMLISVRGALEKGKLPIALGMWWVHGLFLLIGLGLMYWEPLRLKRAARRAEVAHG; encoded by the coding sequence TTGATCGTCTTTCGTTATCTGTCCCGCGAGGTCCTGGTGACCTTGAGCGCCGTCAGCGCTGTGCTGCTGGTGATCATCATGAGCGGGCGCTTCATCAAGTACCTGGCCCAGGCTGCCCAAGGCGTGCTCGATCCGGGTGTGCTGTTCCTGATCATGGGCTTCCGCCTGCCGGGCTTCCTGCAGCTGATCCTGCCGCTGGGGCTGTTCCTCGGCATTCTCCTGGCTTACGGGCGCCTGTACCTGGAAAGCGAGATGACCGTACTGTCGGCCACGGGCATGAGCCAGCAGCGCTTGCTGGGCCTGACCATGGCGCCGGCTGCCCTGGTCGCCCTGCTGGTGGCCTGGCTGAGCCTGAGCCTGGCACCGCTGGGCGTAGCCCAGGTGCAGCAGATCATCAGCCAGCAGGATGCCCTGACCGAGTTCGACACTCTGGTGCCGGGCCGCTTCCAGACATTACGTGATGGCTCGCGGGTAACCTACACCGAGCAACTGTCGGATGACCGCATCAACCTGGCTGGGGTGTTCATCTCCGAGAAGCGCTTCAACCAGGACAAGACCAAGGACCGTGCCCCGTCGGTGCTGGTCGCCGAGAAAGGCCACCAGGAGATCCAGGCCGACGGCAACCGCTACCTGGTCCTGGAGAACGGCTACCGCTACGACGGCAACCCGGGCCAGGCCGACTACCGTGCTATCAAGTACGACACTTACGGCGTGCTGCTGCCCAAGCCGGAAGTCGCCGAGGAGGTAACCGAGCGCGAAGCTATCCCTACCTCCGAGCTGATTGGCAAGAAAGGCCTGCGTGAGCGCGCCGAACTGCAATGGCGGATATCGCTGCCGATCCTGGTGTTTGTCGTTACCTTGCTGGCGGTGCCGCTGTCACGGGTCAACCCGCGACAAGGCCGCTTCCTCAAGCTGTTGCCAGCAATTCTTCTGTACATGGCCTACCTGACAATGCTGATTTCCGTACGCGGCGCCCTCGAGAAGGGCAAACTGCCGATCGCCCTGGGCATGTGGTGGGTCCACGGCCTGTTCCTGCTGATCGGCCTTGGTCTGATGTACTGGGAGCCTCTGCGCCTCAAACGCGCCGCTCGCCGTGCGGAGGTGGCCCATGGCTAA
- a CDS encoding HU family DNA-binding protein: MALTKDQLIADIAESIAAPKATAKNALEQLGQIVADQLENGAEITLPGIGKLKVSERPARTGRNPSTGAAIEIAAKKVVKFVPAKVLTDAINK, encoded by the coding sequence ATGGCATTGACCAAAGACCAACTGATTGCCGACATCGCCGAATCGATCGCCGCGCCAAAAGCCACCGCCAAGAACGCTCTGGAGCAACTGGGCCAGATCGTTGCCGACCAACTGGAAAACGGCGCTGAAATCACTCTGCCAGGCATTGGCAAGCTGAAAGTCTCCGAGCGTCCTGCCCGTACCGGCCGCAACCCTTCGACTGGCGCTGCCATCGAAATCGCTGCCAAGAAAGTCGTCAAGTTCGTTCCAGCCAAAGTGCTGACCGACGCCATCAACAAGTAA
- the rlmF gene encoding 23S rRNA (adenine(1618)-N(6))-methyltransferase RlmF has product MTEKPTLHPRNRHQGRYDFPSLIKAHPDLARFTITNPHGKPSIDFANPEAVRVFNRALLKAQYGIQHWDIPADYLCPPIPGRADYIHVAADLLADDNAGEVPKGAQVRALDIGVGANCIYPLLGHSDYRWRFLGSDIDPVALASAKAIVQANGLGKAIILRQQANRAHILSGLLQEGERFDLTLCNPPFHASRDEATRGSQRKWKNLGKQDPKRKLPVLNFGGQNNELWCEGGEIRFVSQLVGESVQYAERVLWFTSLVSKASNLPGIEAALKKAGAKAVRIIEMGQGQKQSRMVAWSFHDAAARLAWHAQRKSQA; this is encoded by the coding sequence ATGACAGAAAAACCCACCCTGCACCCGCGCAACCGCCACCAGGGCCGCTACGACTTCCCCAGCCTGATCAAGGCCCACCCTGACCTGGCCCGCTTCACCATCACCAACCCCCACGGCAAACCCAGCATCGACTTCGCCAACCCCGAAGCCGTGCGGGTGTTCAACCGCGCCCTGCTCAAGGCCCAATACGGCATCCAGCACTGGGACATCCCCGCCGACTACCTGTGCCCGCCCATTCCAGGTCGCGCCGACTACATCCACGTGGCCGCCGACCTGTTGGCCGACGACAATGCGGGTGAGGTCCCCAAGGGCGCCCAGGTACGTGCGCTGGACATTGGCGTAGGTGCCAATTGCATCTACCCGCTGTTGGGCCACAGTGACTACCGCTGGCGCTTCCTCGGCTCGGACATCGACCCGGTGGCACTGGCCTCGGCCAAGGCCATCGTCCAGGCCAATGGCCTGGGCAAGGCCATCATCCTGCGCCAGCAGGCCAACCGTGCACACATCCTCAGCGGCCTGCTGCAAGAGGGCGAACGCTTCGACCTGACCCTGTGCAACCCGCCCTTCCATGCCTCACGCGACGAAGCCACCCGCGGCAGCCAGCGCAAGTGGAAAAACCTGGGCAAGCAGGACCCCAAGCGCAAACTGCCCGTGCTCAACTTCGGAGGCCAGAACAATGAACTGTGGTGCGAAGGCGGCGAAATCCGCTTTGTCAGCCAACTGGTTGGCGAAAGCGTGCAATATGCCGAGCGGGTGCTGTGGTTCACCAGCCTGGTGTCCAAGGCCAGCAACCTGCCAGGTATCGAGGCGGCGCTGAAAAAGGCGGGCGCCAAGGCCGTGCGCATCATCGAGATGGGCCAAGGGCAGAAACAGAGCCGCATGGTCGCCTGGAGCTTCCATGACGCCGCTGCGCGCCTGGCCTGGCACGCCCAGCGTAAATCACAGGCATGA
- a CDS encoding cold-shock protein — MAERQNGTVKWFNDEKGYGFITPESGADLFVHFRAIEGNGFKSLKEGQKVTFVAVQGQKGLQADQVQVVA, encoded by the coding sequence ATGGCTGAGCGTCAGAACGGTACCGTCAAGTGGTTTAACGACGAGAAAGGTTACGGTTTCATCACCCCAGAAAGCGGTGCTGATCTGTTCGTGCACTTCCGTGCTATCGAAGGCAACGGTTTCAAAAGCCTGAAAGAAGGCCAGAAGGTTACCTTCGTAGCCGTCCAGGGCCAGAAAGGCCTGCAGGCCGACCAGGTTCAGGTCGTCGCATAA
- a CDS encoding GIY-YIG nuclease family protein translates to MSEVVEPVVGKPWFVYLVRAANGSLYCGISDDPQRRFVAHQKGQGARYFKTSPAQALVYVEQWPDKGEALRQERLVKRLRKSAKEALVASFKGVGGISPCGASADRPTSSAAP, encoded by the coding sequence GTGAGTGAAGTCGTCGAACCTGTGGTTGGTAAACCCTGGTTTGTCTACCTGGTACGGGCGGCCAATGGCTCGTTGTATTGCGGCATCAGCGATGATCCGCAACGGCGCTTCGTGGCACATCAGAAGGGGCAGGGCGCCCGCTACTTCAAGACCAGCCCGGCCCAGGCGCTGGTGTATGTGGAGCAGTGGCCGGATAAAGGCGAAGCGTTGCGCCAGGAACGGTTGGTGAAGCGGCTGCGCAAGTCGGCGAAGGAGGCACTGGTGGCCTCCTTCAAAGGCGTTGGGGGAATCAGTCCTTGCGGCGCTTCAGCTGATCGACCAACGTCGTCGGCAGCCCCTTGA
- the lptG gene encoding LPS export ABC transporter permease LptG, producing the protein MAKLDRYIGQSVLMAILAVLGIILGLASLFAFIDEMSDLSDTYTVMEAGNFVLLTAPRRLYEMLPMAALIGCLIGLGSLASSSELTIMRAAGVSIGRIVWAVMKPMLVLMLVGLLIGEYVAPVTENKAQADRSLAQGGGEAQSSKRGMWHRQGEEYVHINAVQPNGLLLGVTRYRFDNERKIVTSSFARRAQYQDDHWLLADVRTTYFRGDHTEVVNAPQERWDVSLTPELLNTVILAPESLSITGLWDYIHYLSDQGLNNARYWLAFWTKVLQPMVTAALVLMAISFIFGPLRSVTLGQRVFTGVLVGFVFRIGQDLLGPSSQVFGFPPLLAVVIPAGICALAGVWLLRRAG; encoded by the coding sequence ATGGCTAAGCTCGACCGCTACATCGGCCAGAGCGTGCTGATGGCCATTCTGGCTGTGCTGGGGATCATCCTCGGCCTGGCCTCGCTGTTCGCCTTCATCGATGAGATGAGCGACCTGAGTGACACCTACACGGTGATGGAAGCGGGCAACTTCGTCCTGCTTACCGCACCACGGCGGCTGTACGAAATGCTGCCGATGGCGGCATTGATCGGCTGCCTGATCGGCCTGGGCAGCCTGGCCAGCAGCAGCGAACTGACCATCATGCGTGCGGCGGGTGTTTCCATCGGCCGTATCGTCTGGGCGGTGATGAAGCCGATGCTGGTGCTGATGCTGGTTGGCCTGCTGATTGGCGAGTACGTGGCACCGGTGACCGAGAACAAGGCCCAGGCCGACCGTTCCCTGGCCCAGGGTGGCGGTGAAGCGCAAAGCTCCAAACGCGGCATGTGGCACCGCCAGGGCGAGGAATACGTGCACATCAACGCCGTGCAGCCCAACGGCCTGCTGCTGGGTGTAACCCGCTACCGCTTCGACAACGAGCGCAAGATCGTCACCTCGAGCTTCGCCCGCCGCGCGCAGTACCAGGACGACCACTGGCTGCTGGCTGACGTGCGCACCACCTACTTCCGTGGCGACCACACCGAAGTGGTCAACGCGCCGCAGGAGCGCTGGGACGTTTCGCTTACGCCAGAACTGCTCAATACCGTGATTCTGGCGCCGGAGTCGCTGTCGATCACCGGGCTGTGGGACTACATCCACTACTTGTCCGACCAGGGCCTGAACAACGCCCGTTATTGGCTGGCGTTCTGGACCAAGGTGCTGCAGCCGATGGTGACGGCGGCACTGGTGCTGATGGCGATCTCGTTCATCTTTGGCCCGCTGCGTTCGGTGACGCTTGGCCAGCGCGTGTTCACCGGTGTACTGGTGGGCTTCGTGTTCCGCATCGGCCAGGACCTGCTGGGGCCTTCGAGCCAGGTGTTCGGCTTCCCGCCGCTGCTGGCGGTGGTGATCCCGGCAGGCATCTGTGCGCTGGCGGGTGTGTGGTTGTTGCGCCGAGCGGGTTGA
- the yejK gene encoding nucleoid-associated protein YejK gives MPIRHCIVHLIDKKPDGSPAVLHARDSELAASDAIENLLADLNDSYNAKQGKAWGFFHGESGAYPLSGWLKQYLDEEKDFTAFSRVAVEHLQKLMEESNLSTGGHILFAHYQQGMTEYLAIALLHHSEGVAVNAELDVTPSRHLDLGQLHLAARINLSEWKNNQNSKQYISFIKGKNGKKVSDYFRDFIGCQEGVDGPGETRTLLKAFSDFVESEDLPEESAREKTQTLVEYATTQTKLGEPVTLEELSSLIDEDRPKAFYDHIRNKDYGLSPEIPADKRTLNQFRRFTGRAEGLSISFEAHLLGDKVEYDEAAGTLIIKGLPTTLVDQLKRRKD, from the coding sequence ATGCCAATTCGTCATTGCATCGTTCACCTGATCGACAAAAAGCCCGATGGCAGCCCCGCCGTGCTGCATGCTCGCGACTCTGAACTGGCGGCCTCCGATGCCATCGAAAACCTGCTGGCCGACCTCAATGACAGCTATAACGCCAAGCAAGGCAAGGCCTGGGGGTTTTTCCACGGCGAATCGGGGGCCTACCCGCTGAGCGGCTGGCTCAAACAGTACCTGGATGAGGAAAAGGACTTCACCGCCTTCAGCCGCGTCGCTGTCGAGCACCTGCAGAAGCTGATGGAAGAGTCCAACCTGTCCACCGGCGGGCACATCCTGTTTGCCCACTACCAGCAAGGCATGACCGAGTACCTGGCAATCGCCCTGCTGCACCACAGCGAAGGCGTGGCGGTGAACGCCGAGCTGGACGTCACCCCGTCACGTCACCTCGACCTTGGCCAGCTGCACCTGGCGGCGCGCATCAACCTGTCGGAGTGGAAGAACAACCAGAACTCCAAGCAGTACATTTCGTTCATCAAGGGCAAGAACGGCAAGAAGGTCTCGGATTACTTCCGCGATTTCATCGGCTGCCAGGAAGGCGTTGATGGCCCGGGCGAAACCCGCACCCTGCTCAAGGCCTTCAGCGACTTTGTCGAAAGCGAAGACCTGCCGGAAGAATCCGCCCGCGAAAAGACCCAGACCCTGGTCGAGTACGCCACCACCCAGACCAAGCTGGGCGAACCGGTGACGCTGGAGGAACTGTCCAGCCTGATCGACGAGGACCGGCCCAAAGCGTTCTACGACCATATCCGCAACAAGGACTACGGCCTGTCGCCGGAAATCCCCGCGGACAAACGCACACTGAACCAGTTCCGCCGCTTCACCGGGCGCGCCGAAGGCCTGTCGATCAGCTTCGAGGCGCACTTGCTGGGTGACAAGGTTGAATATGACGAAGCTGCGGGCACCCTGATCATCAAGGGGCTGCCGACGACGTTGGTCGATCAGCTGAAGCGCCGCAAGGACTGA
- a CDS encoding DNA polymerase III subunit chi: protein MDKPSPLPDSAHLLDDLESIRQLLGDADLQPPLLTETVEQIPLLLEEPAGKPAPVAKPVAVEPEEDPQTRRQDTLLHLESELRAAAQLIMQDVINDFTPHIENEIKRRLDARIERLIKRSE from the coding sequence ATGGACAAGCCCTCCCCTTTGCCCGACTCCGCCCACCTGCTCGATGACCTTGAGTCGATCCGCCAGCTGCTTGGCGACGCCGACCTGCAACCGCCGCTGCTGACCGAGACGGTAGAGCAGATCCCGTTGCTGCTGGAAGAGCCTGCCGGCAAACCTGCCCCTGTTGCCAAACCGGTAGCTGTAGAACCCGAGGAAGACCCGCAGACCCGCCGCCAGGACACCCTGCTGCACCTGGAAAGCGAGCTGCGGGCGGCTGCGCAGTTGATCATGCAGGACGTGATCAACGACTTTACCCCGCACATCGAGAACGAGATCAAGCGCCGGCTGGATGCGCGGATCGAGCGGTTGATCAAGCGTTCGGAGTGA
- a CDS encoding RDD family protein has protein sequence MSKPLLTPQGDFPPVGLGRRLAAMFYDFLLCTALLIVTAGAYKMIQMSIIGEARMRELTEAGALDGDPLLSTVLLFALFGFFAKFWTHGGQTLGMQVWGVRVQNADGSAISLWQALLRFVVSIASWLCLGLGFFWVLIDKRKRGWHDIYSESQLVRVPKQKK, from the coding sequence ATGTCCAAGCCTCTGCTCACACCCCAGGGTGATTTTCCGCCGGTCGGCCTGGGCCGGCGCCTGGCGGCGATGTTCTATGACTTTCTGCTGTGTACGGCACTGCTGATCGTAACCGCTGGTGCCTACAAGATGATCCAGATGTCGATTATCGGCGAGGCGCGTATGCGCGAGCTGACCGAGGCCGGCGCACTGGATGGCGACCCTCTGCTGTCAACGGTGTTGCTGTTCGCCCTGTTCGGCTTCTTTGCCAAGTTCTGGACCCACGGTGGGCAGACCCTGGGCATGCAGGTGTGGGGTGTGCGGGTGCAGAACGCCGATGGCTCGGCCATCAGCCTGTGGCAGGCGCTGTTGCGCTTTGTGGTATCGATCGCCTCATGGCTGTGCCTGGGGCTGGGTTTTTTCTGGGTGCTGATCGACAAGCGCAAGCGCGGTTGGCATGACATCTACTCGGAAAGCCAACTGGTGCGGGTGCCGAAGCAGAAGAAATGA
- a CDS encoding valine--tRNA ligase has product MDKTYQPHAIETSWYNTWESENYFAPQGAGESYTIMIPPPNVTGSLHMGHGFNNAIMDALIRFRRMQGRDTLWQPGTDHAGIATQMLVERQLEAKGQNRHDLGREKFLEKVWEWKDQSGGNISRQIRRLGSSVDWSRERFTMDDGLSEAVKEAFVRLHEDGLIYRGKRLVNWDTKLHTAISDLEVENHDEKGHLWNLRYPLADGAKTAEGQDYLVVATTRPETLLGDAAVAVNPNDERYQALIGKFVELPLVGRRIPIIADDYCDPEFGTGCVKITPAHDFNDYEVGKRHNLPLLNIFDKNAFVLASAQAFNLDGSVNEQVDTRLPAQYANLDRFVARKQIVADLDAQGLLVSIDDHALKVPKGDRSGTVIEPWLTDQWYVSTKPLAEPAIAAVEDGRIQFVPKQYENMYFSWMRDIQDWCISRQLWWGHRIPAWYDEAGQVYVGRDEAEVRTKHNLGADVVLRQDDDVLDTWFSSGLWTFSTLGWPEQTEFLKKFHSTDVLVTGFDIIFFWVARMIMLTMHLIKNEDGTPQVPFKTVYVHGLVRDGQGQKMSKSKGNVLDPLDIVDGITLDALLEKRTSGMMQPKLAEKIAKQTKAEFPEGIASYGTDALRFTFCSLASTGRDIKFDMGRVEGYRNFCNKIWNAARYVLDKGEDCGQNGEAYELSLADRWIISQLQRTEAEVTRQLEQFRFDLASQALYEFIWNQYCDWYLELSKPVLWDENAPVERARGTRRTLVRVLEVALRLAHPFMPFITEEIWQRIAPLAGIDGKTIMLQPWPVANEARIDAAAEGDIEWLKELMVGLRNIRAEMNIGPGKPLPLFLKNANADDQRRLQENEALLKKLAKVESFTVLGDADEAPLSATALVGDLQVLVPMAGLIDKDAELARLNKEIQRLQGEVQRVGGKLSNAAFVDKAPPAVIEKERAKLAESEQALANFTEQHARIAAL; this is encoded by the coding sequence ATGGATAAGACCTACCAGCCGCACGCTATTGAAACTTCCTGGTACAACACCTGGGAGTCCGAGAACTATTTCGCCCCGCAAGGTGCAGGCGAGTCCTACACCATCATGATCCCGCCGCCGAACGTCACCGGCAGCCTGCACATGGGCCACGGGTTCAACAACGCGATCATGGACGCCCTGATCCGTTTCCGTCGCATGCAAGGCCGCGACACCCTGTGGCAGCCAGGCACCGACCACGCCGGTATCGCCACGCAGATGCTGGTCGAGCGCCAGCTCGAAGCCAAAGGCCAGAACCGTCATGACCTGGGCCGCGAAAAGTTCCTGGAAAAGGTCTGGGAGTGGAAGGATCAGTCCGGTGGCAACATCAGCCGCCAGATCCGTCGCCTGGGCTCGTCGGTAGACTGGAGCCGCGAGCGCTTCACCATGGACGACGGCCTCTCCGAAGCCGTTAAAGAAGCGTTCGTGCGCCTGCATGAAGACGGCCTTATCTACCGCGGCAAGCGCCTGGTCAACTGGGACACCAAGCTGCACACGGCCATCTCCGACCTCGAAGTGGAAAACCACGACGAGAAAGGCCACCTGTGGAACCTGCGCTACCCGCTGGCCGACGGCGCCAAGACCGCCGAAGGCCAGGATTACCTGGTCGTTGCCACCACGCGTCCAGAAACCCTGCTGGGTGACGCCGCCGTGGCCGTCAACCCGAACGACGAACGTTACCAGGCACTGATCGGCAAGTTCGTTGAACTGCCACTGGTCGGTCGCCGCATTCCGATCATCGCCGACGACTACTGCGACCCAGAATTCGGTACCGGTTGCGTGAAGATCACCCCGGCCCACGACTTCAACGACTACGAAGTCGGCAAGCGCCACAACCTGCCGCTGCTGAACATCTTCGACAAGAACGCCTTCGTGCTGGCCAGCGCCCAGGCCTTCAACCTCGACGGCAGCGTCAACGAGCAGGTCGACACCCGACTGCCGGCCCAGTACGCCAACCTCGACCGCTTTGTCGCGCGCAAGCAGATCGTCGCCGACCTGGACGCCCAGGGCCTGCTGGTCAGCATCGACGACCACGCGCTGAAAGTGCCGAAAGGCGACCGCTCCGGCACTGTCATCGAGCCGTGGCTGACCGACCAGTGGTACGTTTCCACCAAGCCGCTGGCAGAACCCGCCATCGCCGCTGTGGAAGATGGCCGCATCCAGTTCGTGCCCAAGCAGTACGAGAACATGTACTTCTCCTGGATGCGCGATATCCAGGACTGGTGCATCAGCCGCCAGCTGTGGTGGGGCCACCGCATTCCGGCGTGGTACGACGAGGCCGGCCAGGTCTATGTCGGCCGCGACGAGGCTGAAGTGCGCACCAAGCATAACCTGGGCGCCGACGTGGTCCTGCGCCAGGACGACGACGTGCTCGACACCTGGTTCAGCTCGGGCCTGTGGACCTTCTCCACCCTGGGCTGGCCGGAACAGACCGAATTCCTCAAGAAGTTCCACTCCACCGACGTGTTGGTGACTGGCTTCGACATCATCTTCTTCTGGGTTGCGCGCATGATCATGCTGACCATGCACCTGATCAAGAACGAAGACGGCACCCCGCAGGTACCGTTCAAGACCGTGTACGTGCACGGCCTGGTACGTGACGGCCAGGGCCAGAAGATGTCCAAGTCCAAAGGCAACGTCCTGGACCCGCTGGACATCGTCGACGGCATCACCCTCGATGCCCTGCTGGAAAAACGCACCAGCGGCATGATGCAGCCCAAGCTTGCCGAAAAAATCGCCAAGCAGACCAAGGCCGAGTTCCCTGAAGGTATCGCCAGCTACGGCACCGACGCCCTGCGCTTCACCTTCTGCTCGCTGGCCTCCACTGGCCGCGACATCAAGTTCGACATGGGCCGCGTCGAAGGCTACCGCAACTTCTGCAACAAGATCTGGAACGCTGCCCGCTACGTGCTGGACAAGGGCGAAGACTGCGGTCAGAACGGCGAAGCCTACGAACTGTCGCTGGCCGACCGCTGGATCATCTCGCAACTGCAGCGCACCGAAGCCGAAGTGACCCGCCAGCTGGAGCAGTTCCGCTTCGACCTGGCCAGCCAGGCGTTGTACGAGTTCATCTGGAACCAGTACTGCGACTGGTACCTGGAGCTGTCCAAGCCGGTACTGTGGGACGAAAACGCCCCGGTCGAGCGCGCCCGTGGCACCCGCCGCACCCTGGTGCGCGTGCTGGAAGTAGCGCTGCGCCTGGCGCACCCGTTCATGCCGTTCATCACCGAAGAAATCTGGCAGCGCATCGCGCCGCTGGCTGGCATCGATGGCAAGACCATCATGCTGCAGCCGTGGCCAGTGGCCAATGAAGCGCGCATCGACGCCGCTGCAGAAGGCGACATCGAGTGGCTGAAAGAGCTGATGGTCGGCCTGCGCAACATCCGCGCCGAGATGAACATCGGCCCCGGCAAGCCGCTGCCGCTGTTCCTGAAGAACGCCAACGCCGACGACCAGCGCCGCCTGCAGGAAAACGAAGCGCTGCTGAAGAAGCTGGCCAAGGTCGAGTCGTTCACCGTCCTCGGCGATGCCGACGAAGCGCCGCTGTCGGCCACCGCACTGGTGGGCGATCTGCAGGTGCTGGTGCCGATGGCAGGCCTGATCGACAAAGACGCCGAGTTGGCTCGCCTGAACAAGGAAATCCAGCGTCTGCAAGGTGAAGTCCAGCGCGTGGGCGGCAAGCTGTCCAACGCCGCCTTCGTCGACAAGGCGCCGCCTGCGGTGATCGAGAAGGAGCGCGCCAAGCTGGCCGAGTCCGAGCAGGCCCTGGCCAACTTCACCGAGCAACATGCGCGGATTGCAGCGCTGTAA